The stretch of DNA CGCGCCGGTCACGACGGCGATGAGCAACACCGCTACGTCGAGCGGTATCGACAGTCCGGCTGCCTCAGCCGTAGCGGCGATCGATGAGGAGCAGCGCATCAGTCTTCACCTCCTGCGGCGGCGTGCGGGTCGGCCAGGTGATCGGCCAGGTATCGGCGTACGGTCGACTCACTACGGTGGAGGCTGGGCGCCCAATCGCGCGCCAACTCCGACAGATACGCCGGGTCGCCGTATCGGGGATCACCAGCCAAGCGCAGACCCTCGTACCGGGTACGGGCGATCGCTCGCGCTCCCGCGTACCGCTCCAACAGGCTGTACGTCTCCTGCGCCGTTGAAAGATCAGTGCGGAGCTGCTGGACCATGGCCTCGGCGCGTTCCATCCGGGCCGCCTGCGCCCGGGCACGATCGAGCTCAGCCCGCACCGTGGCCAGTTCCCGCGACAGGTCGGCGATCCGGTTGGCGTGCTCAGCCTGCTCAGCGGCATTGGCCTCGGCCATCGCCTGTAGCCGGGCCTCAGCCTCCTGACGCACGCGAGCGACCTCTTGGGCGGCCGCGCGCTCGGCCTGTTCACGCTCGGCCCGCAAGGCTTCCAGCTCGCTAGCGGCACGGGCCTCGATCGCGGCGCGAGCCTCGGCCTCGGCCTTGCGGATCCGCTCGACGTCTGCGGTGGCCATCGCGGCCGCTCGGCAGCCTCGGCCGCGCGCATGCTGGCCAGCGACCGGCCGGGCGCGATCGGTGCTGTGTCGAGCACCCACTCGCGCACGCCGTCGAACGTCGACCGCGGGGCGAGCACCAGCCGTACGAGCCACAGAAGGATTCCGAGTAGAGCACGCACCAGGCCCACCGCCGCGCGCAGCACGCCGGTCAGGATGGGTGTCTCGTCGATCGTCAGGCCCGCCGGGCAGCCGCCCATCGGCGCACCTCGACGACCAGGGTTTCGAGCATCCATGCCATGGCCACGGGCGCGATGATCGCAACGAGGATGCCTTCGAGGGTTCGCGGAGCGTAAAGCACCTGTGCGCCGAGCGACAGGCCGAAGAACACGACCACGCCGACGCGCGCCCTGAGCGACGACTGGCCGCGTAGCGCGGCGACCAGGGCGACTAGGGCCATGGCGACCCATCCGACATCAGGCAGGGCGGCGATGATGACCGCTCGCAGCCTGTCGGCTTCGGTCTCGGGGCCGATGTGGTTGTGCGCCAACGCGAAGAGACGCTGTGCCTCGTAGCCCACGATGCCAGCGCCGATGAGTGCGGCGACGACGAGCAGGCTTGCCCCGACGAGCAGGCTGCCGGGCAGCCGGTCGCCAGTGCGGATCTTCACCGGGCGGTGATGCAGAACATGGGTGATCCGTTGCCCGTCTGTTGCCCCGTTACGTGGGGGACCGTCATCGCGGGGCTCTGTGAGTTTTAGGCTGAGTCCGAACACGGGTGAGTTCTCCTTACTCGTGGGTCAGCCCGGGCGGCGACGTCGCATCCGCCAAGATCAGGCGTCGTCGTCCGGGTCTTTGTTTGGGCTACAGCGGGTTGGTCGGCTTGTGCCGCTCGATGTACTCCTCAAGCGCCCGCCGCAGGATCGTTTGGCCGTCGATCCCCTCGTATGCCGCTACTACCTTCACGCGCCGCCGCAGGCTCGCCGGGATGCGTCCCCCGAACTGCACAAGCGGATCCTCGGTCTGCTGTGGGGCCGCGGGCGTTGCGGCGCTGATCATCTTCGCCCCTTCCATCTCAGGACCTTGGGGCCGATCGCCCTTGTCAGGTGTGTCCACTTATCTGGCCTCCTGTCGTGCTGGTCAGGTTTCTCCTGACCATACGAGAAGGCCGCCTGACAGTCATACCACGTTTCATTGTTGAGCATCAATGAAATCCATGTCAGTTGGATTGTTGACAATGAGGCTGAGTGTGGATGTGGGGTCAAATGCCGCTTTCTGAGGGATATGGAAACGAGTCGCGCCTCGAACCCTTTGGGGTTCGAGGGCGCGTAGGGCTAGCTCAGTGCTGTTACGCCGCCTTCACTTTCGTCTCACCTGCCGTCCGCGGCAGATGTGGGTCCCGCCGGAGTAGTGGGAACCGCAATTGGGGCACACCTGGATCGGTTTTCCCTGAGAGGTCTGTCCGCTGGCCTTGCTGGTCACTTGCGACCTCCCTCGCTGGGTTGTTGCGGGGGTCGCTCTCCGCAAGATGACGGTCGTGTGCGTTCTGTTCGTCCAGACGATCGGTGAGGCTGCTGGTCTGGGGCTCACGGGGGGAGGTCATTTGGTGCCACCCTTCCCGTCCTGGTCGCCCGTACCGCCCTGCTTGGCCTGCTCGGAAAGCAATCGGTCGTAGGCGTCACGGACAGACCGAGGTTCACCGTGCGGCCAGATACCGGGACGGCCGTGGGATGTGGAAGTCTGCACTTGGGTCTCCTCCTGGATGGCTCAGGTAGGGGATCAAGGGCGGGTCTGGCGCGGCAACGTCAGGCCCGCCCGCTACGGGATTCATGAACACGGAGCGGAGCAGCTAGGAATCACGCGGTTGCTCCGGTCGCCTCGAACGTTACAACCTAGGTTTCTAGGTATCAAGGCTCTTTTGATAGAGCGGCAGGGAGGGGAGCATAGGGTAGCTAGGTAGCTAGGTAGGAGATGCCATGGTCAACCCGCGAGATCCGCGAACGCCATATCAGCAGATCGCTGATGATCTGAGGGAAAAGATCACCAGGGGTGTCTACGGGCCCGGCGACCGCTTGCCGTCCTATAGCGAGTTGAGCCGCACGTGGAACGTCAGCGTCCCCACCGTGCAGCGAGCCCTCAGAACGCTAAAAGCCGAAGGACTCATCACCGGCAGCACCGGCAAAGGGCTGTTCGTCCGTGAGCAGCTACCCATGATGGCTGTTTCCGCCTCCTACCTCGCGCCCGGCCCTGACGGCACATGGCCCACGTGGAAGTCAGAAGCCGCTAAGCGGGGCATGACCGGCACACAGCGCCTTGCGTACGTAGGGCGCGTGCCGGTCGACGACCTGCCGGACGATATCGCGATCTCCGGCGGTGAGGAGAACGTGATCACGCGACGCCGGATCATGTACCTCGACGGCGTGCCCGTGCAGCTCGCCGACTCCATCTATCCGCTGAGCGTGGCGGAGGGAACGCCGCTCGCTGAGCCTCAGCCGATCCCCGGCGGTACGCCGAAGCTACTCGCTGAGCTTGGCTATCAGCCCTGGGAGTATGAGGAGATCGTGACCGCCCGCATGCCGACACCGGAGGAAGCTGACCAGTTGCAACTCGCGGATGGCGTCCCGGTGATCCGGATCATGCGGACCTCGACCACCGCTGACGGCCGAGTGGTCGAGGTCATGGTGATGACGCTGGCGGCGGACCGTCACCAGCTCCACTACCGGCTACCGGTCCACACCTGAGCTAAGACCCCGACCTGATTAAGGCCGGGGCCTTGCTGGGGCCACGCGGGGCCTGTCAGCGGCTCCGGCGGCGTCGCCCGAAGTGCGCCTCAACCGCGCATGAGATGAGCTCACTCCGCGACCGCGCGCCGGTCGTCTCGACCAGACCGTCGATGACGGCGAGCTCGGCCGCGGTCGCCTGGAGAGACCACAGGCGGCGGCGCCCCTCGGCGGCGGCCGCAGCCCGTGGGGTACGGCTACGTCGCCCTGGGAACAGCGACCCGGCGGGCCGGTCGCCGCCGCGGCGGGCGGCGACGAGCTCGGGGAGTCGATCCCGCACCGCGTCGATCGCGTCATAGGCGATCTCGGCATTGGTGCGGCCAGTGCGCCGGCGCGCCTCCTCTATCGCCCGCGAGACCGCAGGCAGCACATACACCGACACCTGGAACGTCACGTCAGTCTCGTCAGCCTCGACGGCCGGGGTATGTACGACAGCGGC from Thermostaphylospora chromogena encodes:
- a CDS encoding GntR family transcriptional regulator — encoded protein: MVNPRDPRTPYQQIADDLREKITRGVYGPGDRLPSYSELSRTWNVSVPTVQRALRTLKAEGLITGSTGKGLFVREQLPMMAVSASYLAPGPDGTWPTWKSEAAKRGMTGTQRLAYVGRVPVDDLPDDIAISGGEENVITRRRIMYLDGVPVQLADSIYPLSVAEGTPLAEPQPIPGGTPKLLAELGYQPWEYEEIVTARMPTPEEADQLQLADGVPVIRIMRTSTTADGRVVEVMVMTLAADRHQLHYRLPVHT
- a CDS encoding DUF2637 domain-containing protein — its product is MKIRTGDRLPGSLLVGASLLVVAALIGAGIVGYEAQRLFALAHNHIGPETEADRLRAVIIAALPDVGWVAMALVALVAALRGQSSLRARVGVVVFFGLSLGAQVLYAPRTLEGILVAIIAPVAMAWMLETLVVEVRRWAAARRA